A region of the Antedon mediterranea chromosome 4, ecAntMedi1.1, whole genome shotgun sequence genome:
ACATGGATGATTTGAATGAATCTGTTACTGATGCTAATGAGGCCGACAACTTAGAGTCTAAACTCATTGAGACTCTGAAGAAAGGAAACTTCAATATCAGGAAATGGCAATCCAACGTTAGGAATATGTGTGATGAATCAGAAGACGCCACTGCTGCAACAGCTTTGGGAACAAAGTGGGACCTTGTGAACGACACTCTAAAGGTCAAAGAGGTAAAACTAATTCAAGGTCTAACCCCAACTAAACGTAGCATTCTGAAACAAACCGCTTCTTACTATGACGTAATCGGTATGCTTTCCGGTGTCCTTGTCCGACCGAAAACACTGTTACAAAAACTGTGGCAACTAAACATTGATTGGGATACACCACTTAACCAGAGAGGTGAACTTTGTGCTATTCTCAGTGAAATCAATAAAGACCTTGAAAAAGCAAGTGACATAGAAATTCCAAGATGTCTTATTCCAGAGCCATTTAGAGGAAAAAGACCATTACCAAAAGTATCTCTGCATGGTGCAAGTGATGCTTCAGAAGATGCTATGGGTATCGGAGTTTGGCTAAGGTGGTCACATGAAGAGTCAACTGAAGCTTATTTGTCGTTTGTGTGCGCCCGAGCCAGACTCACACCACTTAAACAATCAAGCATCCCCATGAAAGAACTTCAAGCAATTCTGCTGCTTTCAAGGCTGATGCTCACTGTAAAGAATGCTTTGAGGTTTGACATAGTTTATTCAAAGATTTGGACAGACAGTATGACTGCCATCAGTTGGCTGAGAGGTCAATCTAAATCTTTCCGATCGTATGTTGCATACCGTGTAGGTGAGATCACTTCTGAATTTGACCCGATCAAAGATATTGCCTTTGTACAATCAGACCAGCACACTATAGATATTGTTTCAAGAGGAGGAAACATTGACGATATGAAGCAAGTCATCGATGGACCAGGGTTCCTACGATCACCACCAATCTCTTGGCCTAAAACTCCGACAAATGTTCAAGTAGCTCCTGAAGATGGAGAACAAAAGAAATTCCATGTCCGTAATGCTAATACACTAACACTCAAAATAAAGGCTATCCCTGAATTTGAAAGAATACTTGATCCCACCAAGTTTTCTAGTTGGCCAAAACTTAAGATGGTAACAGCAAGAGTTGTGTCCTTAAAGCAGTTACCAAAGAACCAATGGTTAAAGAAGTTAACTTCACAAATTTCTGAGTGGCCTTCACCACATGCATTGAAGGAAGCTGAGTTGCTTTGGATCCGACAGGGACAGGCTGAGATAAATTTCAATGATCACAACATCATGAAGCTAGATCCAGTCTTCGATGAGAAAGAAGGAGTGTACCGTGTTGGTGTGGATGGATTAAGAATGCACCACTGTCGTATGACATAAGACACCCTTACCTACTACCGAAGGGAAGCCATATCAGTTTACTGATTGTTCGGGATAGACACAGACACTCTTTACATGGGGACCACCTGAGAACCGCATCAGAGGTCAGAAAGAAGTTTTGGATTATTGGGGATACCAACATCTCAAAAACAGTTGTACGACAATGTACTATTTGTAGGAGACACAAAGGGAAGCCAATAGAGCAGGAGATGGCTGACCTACCAGACTTCCGAGTGAAACCATGCTCACCGCCATTTAGTTCCACACTCGTAGACTATCTGGGCCCAGTTAACGGTAAACTGAACAAAAATACCACCACAAAAGGATATTGTGCAGTTTTTACGTGTGCCGTAACTAGAGCTGTACACTTAACCTGTGTCCAAGATCTTATTACCCAAGCGTTCCTACAAGCAATGGAACGATTTGTAAGCATCAGAGGAGCACCATCTTTGTTGGTGAGTGACAATGGCACATGTTTCAGAGGGGCtgacaatacaataaatgaGTTGAATTTGAGACTATACCAGACGAAGATACGAGAACAATGCCAACGTTATAATGTGCAGTGGCAATTTGGACCACCAGGTGAACCTCATCACCAAGGAGCTGTTTATCGCATGGTTCAAGAGGTGAAGAAAGGCATGAGACCGTTGGTGAAAGCTGATAGACTAACATTTGTTGAATGGGAGACGGTGTTCTGTCAGATATCTGGTCTTATCAATAGTCGACCTTTGACAGCCAAGTCATCATCGCCCCTGGATCACCCGCCAATAACTCCTAATCATTTCCTGATTAGAAGAGGTGATTTACAGTGTCCGGAAGTACCGTGTGAAGAATTCCATGGAAATTTGAGAAAACGGAGAGAAATTTGTAACTCTATGGTGAATGGTTTCTGGCACCGATGGATGGAGTGTATCCATAAGCTCTCACCAAGACTTAAATGGCAGAAATCAATAGAAAATGTAATGGAAGGTGACATAGTGCTTGTCATTGGTGAGAACAAGAAACGTGGTAGTTGGAAAATGGCAGAAATCAGTAAAGTTTATCCAGGGAAAGATGACCTTGTTAGGATTGTTGTCATAAGATTTGCAGATGGTATCAATGCTAAGAAACCAGTTACTAAGTTGATCATGCTAATGAAGAGCACCGAACGTTCAGACATGTAGTGATATGTGGATCAGATGATGTTCCTTGACCACTTTGATTGATGATTTAAAGTGTAATTGACATTTATGAACTTTTCATTGTTACATTTAAAGTTGTAGACTTACTTATTGTTACTAGTTGTGACCATCCGTCACTTTTTAGGGGGCTGGGATGTCATGACGTcaattgttttcaatttgtgAGTTGCGTGTCAGTGCGCGTACAATACGCAGGCTGAACGAAATCTTATACAATTTGGTATCGTGTGAGATATTCATGCAGTGTAATcatctttatttgttatttggaaCCCTTTGGGTGAGTTTAATTAGAATCGTTTATTAATATGTTTAGCCAGGAGTCTGCAGGGGCAGTCTTTGAGTTGTGTATACCTttaaaaattagatattttattgttgttaaaGTTCATATATCTAGGCCTCACTTGACGTTATCACTTCGTTTAAGTCGAGTCGGCGTACGAGTGTCTACGTCTTTCTATTACTATAGAGGGGGTAGTCGTACTATTCTTTATTATCATATGTTTCGAAGTATTTGTTGACTACAGAACTATCTACTtagtgtattttgtttgttcttaTAGACAACCCAACACAGttgttgaataataataaatctaatAAAGACAACATATTGCAACAACGTGTTCACCTCATTATTTCTCACCGATTCCACAACATATACTCTGAAATGGTAAAATATGCACCTATAGAAGTTATAACCACATAGCAGAAATATATAACCAAACAGCTAAAACAGGAAACATACCTAAAGAAATCAACGAAGGCATATTGCATCCAATACCGAAACCAGGCAAGAAAAAAGGTCCACCAAAAAACATCCGACCCATCATCCTACTGTCAGTTCTTAGGAAAATGCTAGCACTATGCTTACTAAATAGGATAAACGACAGATTAGATGAACATGTCCCTGTAACACAGGCCGCGTATCGCAGAGGACGAAGCACTACCGAACATGTACATACATGCAAAATGTTAGCAGAAAATGCAATTGCGTCATCTAACTACgaaataatattactactacttgACATGACCAGTGCATTTGACACTGTGCGGAGGAATACTCTATTCGACATACTGACACATATATTACAAGATGATGAACTACACATGTTGAAAGTTtgataaacaatgtaaaattaagcgTTCGAATTGGAAAACAGACAGGAAAATTGTTTACTACTACACTAGGAGTACCACAAGATGACTGTATGTCTCCGATACTGTTCACACTATACCTAGCAAAAAGGCACTCGAATCAGCAAACATAACACCACTACCCCTACAACAGCTTAATATCCAGATGCAGTATGCAGatgacatttcatttattagcgactcaaaagaacacataactaaaataaagaaaaaagtaaCAGAGAAATTAGCAGAATTCAATCTAAAGATAAACGAAAGTAAAACAGAAGAATACCTAATAGGAAGAAACACCGATATTAAATGGGAAGAATGCAAATACCTCGGTAGTAACTTGGACACAGAAAAGgacattaaaagaagaaaatcacTAGCAGCTATGGCATATAACAATAACAAGCTGAAGCCGTCGCTAGAACACAACACGATGTCTATAATAATAGACGTGAAATCCCGTTTGTTTGACGCATACATAGCAAGTATTTTCCAACAGTGAACTCTgggtactaaacaaaaaattacaagagagtatagatatataggcctatcacaggaaaatgttgcgaaagatgatagataataaattaacagatagagtgtgtaacactaaaatatacgagataacaaaacaagaTTCGTATAAAACACATAACATAAATTTAGTTACAGAAATAGAAGCATCGGAAGAACCAATCGCACCGATCGGACTTTaaggtaaaatatataatagtagACCAAGATATAGGATTGTCAAATTAAGCTGATGAACTCAAAATGATGATTCACGCCCTCTGACAAAAAGGGCTAGGCCCCCCCTAAGGTCTACCACCTTGTTGGCTAATAAAAACCCGTAAACGTTGGTTGTAAAATGTGTAGTACCCCCTCTCTCTTAGTCTTAGAACTTGTATTTTCCTCACACTTTTTCACTCTCAACAGGCCACAGCACAGCATCCTCAAACACCTAATGAACTTATCATATATTTAAACTCAAAATCTAGGCTACTCCATATGAAACAAATGCATCAAGCAAAACCGAGAGCACATATAGCCTCCTTTCTAGATAGGCctgtagtagtactagtaggcggCCTACTAAGCATTGCTAAAAACATTTCACATTGGATTATTTTGTGTTGATAAAACTGTGATGTGTATCGTCAAAAATGCATTTTACGTTGTTTCtggtagaaaaaataaataaataaataaattcaggCGTTCAACCACCACATGGTAACAATTTCGGGAGgtttacatttaataatagTTCAACTGATTTGTATCGTTTTTAAGGAATTTGACGTGTTTCTATGATATGACACTTTTGTAATGGATATGACTTAACTGATTTTACgcatttttaattcattgtaaATCAACAATCCA
Encoded here:
- the LOC140047791 gene encoding uncharacterized protein, whose amino-acid sequence is MGYLRCGKTRRLVRILLDGGSQATLLRSGLIPLTNQDVYQKHDLSLVGGKKITKKLRLLNCYIADVNGTWSCPLTVTEIDEPCGDAPVVYKEQLKQYSHLNEIDLQVAPYPTIDVLLGVDNTHLMIWEEYLRGECINEPVAVKCPFGWFIQGGQLTTSALFNYVNVSAVGPMEDFLGIETMGLEPKKSKCSEHLTNRKATEAIDQSVKQLPNGTYEIRLPWKRAPNDLPDNYGYAVKRLKSIEKQFENRSIEWEVYCEQMKDQLKRGVSRRVTEAELQRDREAGKKMWFLPHFAVTKESKTTPVRVVYDGKARFQGHSLNDYLYKGENVNTDLFDVALRFREDEVGIIANISKMFQAIKISSDDARFHRFVFRENPNHPIQVYELTTVTFGDKPSPTAAIVTLRHIVSEHAPGDKQLERIVTDQFYMDDLNESVTDANEADNLESKLIETLKKGNFNIRKWQSNVRNMCDESEDATAATALGTKWDLVNDTLKVKEVKLIQGLTPTKRSILKQTASYYDVIGMLSGVLVRPKTLLQKLWQLNIDWDTPLNQRGELCAILSEINKDLEKASDIEIPRCLIPEPFRGKRPLPKVSLHGASDASEDAMGIGVWLRWSHEESTEAYLSFVCARARLTPLKQSSIPMKELQAILLLSRLMLTVKNALRFDIVYSKIWTDSMTAISWLRGQSKSFRSYVAYRVGEITSEFDPIKDIAFVQSDQHTIDIVSRGGNIDDMKQVIDGPGFLRSPPISWPKTPTNVQVAPEDGEQKKFHVRNANTLTLKIKAIPEFERILDPTKFSSWPKLKMVTARVVSLKQLPKNQWLKKLTSQISEWPSPHALKEAELLWIRQGQAEINFNDHNIMKLDPVFDEKEGVYRVGVDGLRMHHCRMT
- the LOC140047792 gene encoding uncharacterized protein; its protein translation is MADLPDFRVKPCSPPFSSTLVDYLGPVNGKLNKNTTTKGYCAVFTCAVTRAVHLTCVQDLITQAFLQAMERFVSIRGAPSLLVSDNGTCFRGADNTINELNLRLYQTKIREQCQRYNVQWQFGPPGEPHHQGAVYRMVQEVKKGMRPLVKADRLTFVEWETVFCQISGLINSRPLTAKSSSPLDHPPITPNHFLIRRGDLQCPEVPCEEFHGNLRKRREICNSMVNGFWHRWMECIHKLSPRLKWQKSIENVMEGDIVLVIGENKKRGSWKMAEISKVYPGKDDLVRIVVIRFADGINAKKPVTKLIMLMKSTERSDM